From the genome of Prevotella herbatica, one region includes:
- a CDS encoding sensor histidine kinase, with amino-acid sequence MTRDLQMHGYKVEKPPHEFNRADNGPEKINMRPDMKDRRPDMPMFIGEKNIVSSVILVLIIGMNLGVKLYFKNDKDSKEMQQLEKQNLQQQLEYLKYQINPHFFMNTLNNIHALVDIDPEKAKTTIVELSKMMRYILYEGNKPLIPIVREIQFIKNYITLMKLRYTDKVKISLNIQEPINDSEIPPLMLITFIENAFKHGVSYKQDSFIIINISFIDKRLYFICSNSKKPEDNAEKEETGLPKQGGVGLANVKRRLELIYGDKFTLDIDDDTDTYNVKLDLPIA; translated from the coding sequence ATGACAAGAGACTTGCAGATGCATGGATATAAAGTTGAAAAACCACCACATGAATTTAACAGAGCTGATAACGGACCTGAAAAAATAAACATGCGACCGGATATGAAAGACAGACGTCCAGATATGCCTATGTTTATTGGAGAAAAGAATATAGTGTCATCAGTCATACTGGTATTAATCATCGGTATGAACCTTGGAGTGAAACTGTATTTCAAGAATGACAAAGACTCCAAAGAAATGCAGCAACTGGAGAAACAAAACCTTCAGCAACAACTGGAATACCTGAAATATCAGATAAACCCGCATTTCTTTATGAACACGCTTAACAACATTCATGCACTTGTAGACATAGATCCAGAGAAAGCAAAGACTACTATTGTTGAACTGTCGAAGATGATGCGCTACATACTGTATGAAGGTAATAAACCGCTTATCCCTATCGTGCGTGAGATACAGTTTATTAAAAACTATATTACGTTAATGAAACTCAGATACACCGACAAGGTAAAGATTTCACTTAACATACAGGAGCCAATAAACGACAGCGAAATACCTCCACTGATGTTGATCACATTCATAGAAAATGCTTTCAAACATGGTGTAAGTTATAAACAAGACAGTTTTATAATTATCAACATAAGTTTCATCGACAAACGCCTATACTTTATTTGCAGCAATAGCAAAAAGCCAGAAGACAATGCCGAGAAGGAAGAAACAGGATTACCTAAACAGGGTGGCGTAGGACTAGCCAACGTAAAACGAAGGTTGGAACTTATCTATGGCGACAAATTTACATTGGATATTGATGACGACACCGATACATACAATGTGAAGTTGGACTTGCCTATCGCATAA
- a CDS encoding LytR/AlgR family response regulator transcription factor: MIKCIAIDDEPLALQQLVTYISKIPFLSIVGQCQGAIEAKQIMENEVVDAIFCDINMPDINGMDFVKSLASPPIIVFTTAYSEYAVEGYKVDAVDYLLKPFGLDEFQRAANKVKRVYEQINGSDPSSVQSVSDGSEDASTLFFKTEHRIVKVDIADIVYVEGMSEYMKIHLISQPKPLIVLLSMKKLEERLPANFMRIHRSYIINLDKIIEVNKNRVIIDKDAYLPIGDLYRDTFNNYLNTRFLGK; the protein is encoded by the coding sequence ATGATTAAATGTATAGCTATTGACGACGAGCCACTTGCATTGCAGCAACTCGTTACATATATCAGCAAGATTCCGTTTCTGTCTATTGTCGGTCAATGCCAAGGAGCGATTGAGGCGAAACAGATCATGGAGAACGAAGTTGTAGATGCTATATTCTGTGACATCAACATGCCAGACATCAATGGTATGGACTTCGTGAAGAGTCTTGCATCTCCTCCAATAATAGTCTTCACGACAGCTTACAGTGAATATGCCGTAGAAGGGTATAAGGTTGACGCAGTTGACTATCTACTGAAACCATTTGGACTTGACGAGTTCCAACGTGCGGCGAATAAAGTTAAGCGCGTTTATGAACAGATTAACGGCAGCGATCCGTCTTCAGTTCAAAGTGTATCTGATGGATCAGAAGATGCCTCTACCCTATTCTTTAAGACAGAGCACAGAATAGTCAAAGTTGACATCGCCGATATAGTATATGTTGAGGGCATGAGTGAATATATGAAGATACATCTAATCTCTCAGCCTAAGCCACTTATCGTTTTGCTAAGTATGAAAAAGCTTGAAGAACGCCTGCCAGCAAACTTTATGCGCATTCATCGTTCATATATTATAAACCTAGATAAAATTATTGAAGTAAACAAGAATCGTGTCATTATTGACAAAGATGCGTATCTACCAATAGGTGATTTATATAGGGATACTTTTAATAATTATTTAAACACACGTTTTTTGGGAAAATAA
- the ilvA gene encoding threonine ammonia-lyase encodes MLQLDNFYKARYVLNNVIRKTELVHTKKINPDVDVYLKPECLQKTGSFKIRGAYYKISQLSEEEKAKGVVACSAGNHAQGVALGATAMGVKSLICLPEGAPISKVEATRRLGADVCLVPGVYDDAYQKALQLHDEKGYTFVHPFDDENVIAGQGTIGLELMEQLPSLDAVVVPVGGGGLISGVAFAIKSLNPKIKVYGVQAEGAPSMQKSLCDKKRECLSSVSTVADGIAVKEPGELTFETCSKYVDEIVTVSEDEICAAILKLIESEKMVAEGAGAASVAAVMFNKVPVKGKKTVCIVSGGNIDVTILNRVINRGLAKSGRLCTLDMQLDDQPGKLVEVCTVIANNGANITSVHHDRTGNRNKVNACILRVTMETKNQEHIDEIRKALEEKGITITNNSNLKV; translated from the coding sequence ATGCTGCAGTTAGACAATTTTTATAAAGCACGCTATGTCTTGAACAATGTAATTCGCAAGACAGAATTAGTGCATACCAAAAAGATTAACCCGGATGTAGATGTTTATCTCAAACCGGAATGCCTGCAAAAGACAGGCTCGTTTAAAATTCGTGGAGCTTATTACAAGATTTCACAGCTGTCTGAAGAGGAAAAGGCGAAGGGCGTTGTTGCCTGTTCTGCTGGAAACCATGCTCAGGGTGTGGCACTTGGTGCTACGGCTATGGGAGTGAAAAGTCTTATCTGCCTGCCAGAAGGAGCTCCTATAAGTAAGGTAGAAGCTACACGACGGCTAGGTGCAGACGTTTGTCTTGTACCAGGAGTTTATGATGACGCATATCAAAAGGCACTGCAGCTACACGACGAAAAAGGTTATACTTTCGTACATCCTTTTGATGATGAGAATGTAATCGCCGGTCAGGGCACTATCGGACTTGAACTCATGGAACAGTTACCTAGCCTTGATGCCGTTGTTGTTCCTGTTGGTGGTGGAGGACTTATCTCAGGAGTGGCATTTGCCATAAAGAGCCTCAACCCAAAGATTAAGGTTTATGGTGTTCAGGCAGAAGGTGCACCAAGCATGCAGAAAAGTCTCTGCGACAAAAAAAGAGAATGTCTCTCGTCTGTATCTACTGTTGCTGATGGTATTGCAGTAAAAGAACCTGGCGAACTTACTTTTGAAACTTGTTCAAAATATGTTGATGAAATTGTTACTGTCAGCGAAGACGAGATTTGTGCAGCAATATTGAAACTAATTGAATCAGAGAAGATGGTTGCTGAGGGTGCTGGTGCCGCAAGTGTTGCCGCAGTCATGTTCAATAAGGTTCCTGTTAAGGGTAAAAAGACCGTTTGTATTGTGAGCGGAGGAAACATCGACGTTACAATTCTCAACAGAGTTATCAACAGAGGTCTCGCCAAAAGCGGTCGTCTGTGTACTCTTGATATGCAACTTGATGACCAACCTGGTAAATTAGTAGAGGTTTGTACAGTTATAGCAAACAATGGTGCAAACATCACAAGTGTACATCATGACAGAACAGGAAACCGTAATAAGGTGAACGCATGTATATTACGCGTAACGATGGAGACAAAGAATCAGGAGCATATTGATGAAATTCGCAAGGCTCTTGAGGAAAAAGGAATAACAATAACGAATAATTCAAATCTAAAAGTATAA
- a CDS encoding RidA family protein, with product MKAIHTNNAPAAIGPYSQAIEVNGFVFASGQIPIDPATGDFVEGGIKEQTKQALTNASNILKEAGTDLGHVVKTTVYMADMGDFAAMNEIYAQFFNEPYPARSAVAVKALPKGALVEVEVLAAK from the coding sequence ATGAAAGCTATTCACACAAACAATGCGCCTGCAGCTATAGGTCCTTATAGCCAGGCTATCGAGGTTAACGGTTTTGTCTTCGCTTCAGGTCAGATTCCAATAGATCCAGCAACAGGCGACTTCGTTGAAGGTGGTATAAAGGAACAGACAAAGCAGGCATTGACGAATGCAAGTAACATTCTAAAGGAAGCCGGAACTGATTTGGGCCATGTTGTAAAAACAACTGTCTACATGGCAGATATGGGTGACTTCGCTGCTATGAACGAGATCTACGCTCAATTCTTCAATGAGCCTTATCCTGCTCGCTCAGCCGTTGCAGTTAAAGCTCTGCCAAAGGGTGCACTCGTAGAAGTTGAAGTATTGGCTGCAAAATAA
- a CDS encoding helix-turn-helix and ligand-binding sensor domain-containing protein yields MKKYYFVILLIIIPVNSYASELMPIVTNFAPSKYNGDLQNWSCTQDVYGRMFFGNNKGLLSFDGYNWTLTPMPGNGVVRSVMADGKRIYAGAYTDFGYFEQNLYGQYVYTSLWPKNYKAHNDEIWNIIKTPNGHVYFQSFCSWFDYYKGKITSHFDSKNMPLYFFSLNKEIYVQMINGDFYLLRNNKFVHLLDRKSYGDDNVVAALPYSNNRILLLTEHNGIFLFSKGKLTKWRTKIDNDLMKYQVNRGVILGQSTIIIGTISNGIYAIDNNGRSKWHYNMENRLYDNTVLRLFIDRENNIWAALDIGISLIHTGIPLTILRTDNFNQPIGMVYGMSIVNNNAYIGTNLSVWRYDIAKGIINQVKKTDGQNWYVARFGNDIFAGNNLGTRVINGNESVKMPGAINGSTSIREYSYYGQTALIESSYSFFRIYRKVGGKWIFSNSLTGFSMPISEFEIDNSGVIWAAQMSKGLFKIELSKDLKRIVHWHYYKSMPGTVYSVKMHVLNIRGRVIFSDGYKLYTYDDIQKRIIEYHELDNICKKGVISAINIDNNTFWIADENGYSKVHFNGHRYDTEVFIPSTIFGLECNTSSNPIYVNGNDAFFFMNNGIGCYRSNSGYINNTKYILKITKVGNYDSDNKLHLLSCNDEEESISTNDNISIALSYPNYNNEKYIFKYKLEGSGTNINSQSESPNVVYNSLNYGDYKFTATVCSVSGKVLGQTVYRFSHNRPLLLSWVAFIFYAILLYIIIHIYINWRSNKLIHINQEKANDELMRKSLKVLEQEQIIAQQQKLLLENEIEVKGKEMASLALANVARKNSVEAIKDALREKERTGSLSRRDIDRMLSMIDNNDTDQFWSVFQNNFDLIHKNFFRNLHKKYPNLTPSDLRFCALLRLNLNTKDIARFTNLTIRGVEGARYRLRKKMDIAADKSLTDFLIEFE; encoded by the coding sequence TTGAAGAAATACTATTTTGTAATATTACTGATAATAATACCTGTCAACTCATACGCATCTGAACTAATGCCTATCGTTACAAACTTTGCACCATCCAAATATAATGGGGATTTGCAAAACTGGTCGTGCACGCAAGATGTATATGGAAGAATGTTCTTTGGTAATAATAAAGGACTACTCTCGTTTGACGGATACAACTGGACTCTAACTCCTATGCCGGGAAACGGTGTTGTAAGATCGGTAATGGCCGACGGGAAAAGAATATACGCCGGGGCGTATACTGATTTCGGATATTTCGAACAAAACTTATATGGACAATATGTGTATACTTCGCTATGGCCGAAAAACTATAAGGCGCATAACGATGAGATATGGAACATCATTAAAACGCCAAACGGGCACGTGTATTTCCAATCGTTCTGCTCTTGGTTCGACTATTACAAAGGTAAAATAACATCTCATTTCGATTCAAAGAATATGCCTCTTTACTTTTTCTCGCTAAATAAGGAGATATATGTACAAATGATTAATGGGGATTTCTATTTGCTTCGTAATAATAAGTTTGTACATCTTCTGGATAGGAAATCTTATGGAGATGATAATGTCGTAGCAGCATTGCCATATAGCAATAATAGGATATTGCTTTTAACAGAACATAACGGTATATTTCTTTTCTCGAAAGGTAAACTGACAAAATGGAGAACAAAGATTGATAATGACCTGATGAAATACCAAGTAAACCGAGGAGTAATATTAGGACAATCCACAATCATAATAGGAACGATATCAAACGGAATATATGCTATAGACAATAATGGACGTAGTAAATGGCATTATAATATGGAAAACCGCCTATATGATAATACTGTATTACGACTATTCATTGACAGGGAAAACAATATATGGGCGGCTCTGGATATAGGTATATCACTTATACATACGGGAATCCCTCTTACAATATTACGTACTGACAATTTCAACCAACCTATAGGAATGGTTTATGGAATGAGCATTGTCAACAATAATGCATATATCGGAACTAATCTTTCTGTTTGGAGGTATGATATAGCAAAAGGAATAATAAATCAGGTAAAAAAGACTGATGGACAAAATTGGTATGTAGCGAGATTCGGTAATGATATATTTGCAGGAAACAACTTGGGTACTAGAGTAATAAATGGTAACGAGAGTGTTAAGATGCCGGGGGCTATAAATGGAAGCACTAGTATAAGAGAATACTCATATTACGGACAAACAGCCCTCATAGAATCGTCATACAGTTTCTTTAGAATATACAGAAAAGTTGGTGGTAAATGGATATTCTCAAATTCCTTAACAGGATTTTCTATGCCTATAAGTGAATTTGAAATAGACAATAGCGGTGTGATATGGGCAGCACAAATGAGCAAAGGACTTTTTAAGATAGAATTGTCTAAAGATCTAAAGAGAATAGTCCACTGGCACTACTATAAATCTATGCCGGGGACTGTATATTCGGTTAAGATGCACGTTCTGAATATTAGAGGTCGTGTAATATTCTCTGATGGATATAAACTATATACTTATGATGATATTCAAAAGCGAATAATCGAATATCATGAACTAGATAACATTTGTAAAAAAGGTGTTATCTCGGCTATAAATATCGATAATAACACATTCTGGATTGCTGATGAAAATGGATACTCGAAGGTTCATTTCAATGGACACAGATACGATACAGAGGTGTTCATACCAAGTACTATATTCGGTCTAGAATGCAATACTAGTAGTAATCCTATCTACGTTAACGGTAATGATGCGTTCTTTTTTATGAATAATGGAATAGGTTGTTACAGAAGCAACTCCGGATACATCAACAACACTAAATATATACTTAAAATAACAAAGGTTGGTAATTATGATTCAGACAACAAATTGCATCTGTTATCTTGCAATGATGAAGAGGAGAGCATATCAACAAACGACAATATTTCGATTGCTCTATCTTACCCAAATTATAATAATGAAAAGTATATATTCAAATATAAACTGGAAGGATCTGGAACGAATATAAACTCACAGTCGGAATCACCAAATGTGGTTTACAACAGTTTAAACTATGGTGATTACAAGTTTACAGCAACTGTTTGTTCTGTATCAGGTAAGGTATTGGGGCAAACGGTATATAGGTTCAGTCATAACAGACCTTTACTATTATCTTGGGTTGCTTTTATATTCTACGCTATATTACTTTATATTATTATTCACATATACATTAACTGGCGTTCAAACAAACTGATACATATAAATCAAGAAAAAGCCAATGATGAACTTATGCGCAAGAGTCTGAAAGTATTGGAGCAAGAACAAATTATAGCTCAACAGCAAAAGTTGTTGCTTGAAAACGAGATAGAGGTGAAAGGGAAAGAGATGGCCAGTCTGGCTCTGGCTAATGTAGCAAGGAAGAACTCTGTGGAAGCGATAAAGGATGCATTACGTGAAAAGGAACGAACGGGTTCATTAAGCAGAAGAGACATAGATAGAATGCTTAGCATGATAGACAACAATGATACGGATCAGTTCTGGTCTGTATTCCAAAATAATTTTGATCTTATACACAAGAATTTCTTCCGTAATCTACACAAAAAATATCCAAATCTAACTCCGTCTGATTTAAGGTTTTGTGCTCTTCTCCGTCTGAATCTCAATACGAAGGATATTGCCAGATTCACTAATCTTACAATACGTGGTGTAGAAGGTGCAAGGTATCGTCTACGCAAAAAAATGGATATTGCGGCAGACAAGTCCCTAACAGATTTTCTAATTGAATTTGAGTAA
- a CDS encoding SusC/RagA family TonB-linked outer membrane protein: protein MKKKFYLLLISFFIIQLSFAQNNTIKGTVVDKVDQPIVGATVMVDGTSHGSVTDMNGEFTIKDVSSGATVSFSFVGMKTKKVKASSDMKVTLEDDMQNLEDVVVIGYGAAKAKDLTSPITVVKSADISSVPSTSPMTAIQGKVAGVNVISSGTPGSGPTVRIRGAGSFANSSPLYVVDGMFYDDINFLNNEDIEEMSILKDASAAAIYGVRAANGVVIVTTKKGKKNQPAKITYDGYVGFQKATNVLKMANSQQYATMLLEANNDAYSPIIKSSIDKYGGSYSGSDFHNWTFGSDTDWYKELLRTAIISNHSLGITGGSEKTTYSLGMSYLYQDGVMDVKNNYKRLNFRAALDYDATSWLKVGFSSVVSISNQILPNNSAWQQAFNAPSIYPVYDANNTSSFPNKYASPSSVGFTSNFYNPVATANYFNSKNDSHQYLTSLYAQINLIPEKLNVKTSVNYNYQNINGKVFTPTYYVSSWQQNTTTSLTKSTTSYDNYIWDNIMTYRDSYGQHNFGAMLGMSMRQEKYRFLSGTAVNVPEGKEEYQYLSQGNSTGITLSDNGSTYRGLSYFARLNYDYAGKYYLMFTMRADGSSKYQDKWGYFPSVGASWVVTEEPFMKNQSAIEYLKLRASWGRLGNDHVAASDGFASIATGNGSSGVFGNTTLPGYQNTSYFSWLQWEVVDEINAGLNFSTLQGRLNVDADYFHRMTKHAVISPKIAFSNQTLAGNYGKILNEGFDLSATWSDRVGKDFKYHVGTNISVLKNRVKDLGGPSIIKGGETVNIVGEEMNSFYGYKVIGIYQTAAECAADPTAVKNGLQLGDFKYEDKNGDGIVDGNDRQALGSYIPKFTYGINAGFSWKNLDFEVSTYGQSGAKMYNRKRALRYAQSNYNFDYDQFKNRWTGEGSTNSYPSAAALIRSWNISDQRVNSFFVESANYFRIQNVTLGYTFKNIKMGSYTLPSIRLSATADRPFTTFSANSFTPELSDAQGWDTEVYPITATYTFGIQIQF from the coding sequence ATGAAAAAAAAGTTTTATTTATTACTCATCTCATTTTTTATTATTCAACTGAGTTTTGCTCAGAACAATACAATAAAAGGAACTGTAGTCGACAAGGTGGATCAGCCTATTGTTGGAGCTACAGTAATGGTTGATGGTACAAGTCACGGATCCGTGACAGATATGAATGGTGAGTTCACAATTAAAGATGTATCATCAGGTGCAACAGTAAGTTTTTCATTTGTTGGAATGAAAACTAAAAAGGTTAAGGCATCGTCAGATATGAAAGTAACATTAGAGGACGATATGCAAAATCTTGAAGATGTTGTTGTTATTGGTTACGGAGCTGCAAAAGCAAAAGATTTAACATCACCTATTACAGTCGTTAAATCAGCAGATATCAGTTCTGTTCCTTCTACATCACCAATGACTGCGATACAAGGCAAGGTTGCTGGTGTAAATGTAATAAGCAGTGGAACTCCTGGTTCAGGGCCAACAGTCAGAATACGCGGAGCTGGTTCATTTGCCAACAGTTCACCTCTTTATGTCGTAGACGGTATGTTTTATGACGATATCAATTTTCTTAACAATGAGGATATTGAAGAAATGTCAATATTAAAAGATGCCTCTGCTGCAGCTATTTATGGTGTAAGAGCAGCCAACGGAGTTGTTATTGTTACCACAAAAAAAGGAAAGAAGAACCAGCCAGCAAAGATTACCTATGATGGATATGTAGGTTTCCAGAAAGCTACCAATGTTCTTAAGATGGCAAATTCTCAGCAGTACGCAACAATGCTTCTTGAGGCAAACAACGATGCTTATTCTCCAATCATAAAATCATCAATAGATAAATATGGTGGTAGCTATTCCGGTTCAGATTTTCACAATTGGACTTTTGGCAGTGATACAGACTGGTATAAAGAATTGCTTCGTACAGCTATTATCAGCAACCACAGCCTTGGTATCACAGGCGGTAGTGAGAAAACCACTTATTCTCTAGGTATGAGTTACCTCTATCAAGACGGAGTTATGGATGTAAAAAACAATTACAAACGTCTCAACTTCCGTGCTGCTCTCGATTATGATGCCACATCATGGTTGAAGGTAGGCTTTAGTAGTGTAGTTAGCATTTCCAATCAGATATTGCCAAACAACAGCGCATGGCAGCAGGCTTTTAATGCTCCGAGCATTTATCCTGTATACGATGCTAATAACACAAGTTCATTCCCTAACAAGTATGCCTCTCCATCAAGTGTTGGTTTTACTTCCAATTTCTACAATCCTGTAGCTACAGCTAATTACTTTAACTCAAAGAACGATTCTCATCAGTATCTTACAAGTCTTTATGCACAGATTAATCTGATACCTGAGAAACTTAACGTAAAGACAAGTGTAAACTATAATTATCAGAACATTAACGGAAAGGTTTTCACACCTACATATTACGTTAGCAGCTGGCAGCAGAATACAACAACTAGTCTGACTAAGAGCACCACAAGCTATGACAACTATATATGGGATAATATCATGACCTATCGCGACAGTTATGGTCAGCACAACTTTGGTGCAATGTTAGGTATGTCAATGCGACAGGAGAAGTATCGCTTCTTAAGTGGAACAGCTGTTAACGTGCCTGAGGGTAAAGAAGAATACCAATATCTCAGTCAGGGAAATTCAACAGGTATCACTCTTTCTGATAATGGATCAACATATCGCGGTCTGTCATATTTCGCACGTTTGAACTACGATTATGCCGGAAAGTATTACCTCATGTTCACAATGCGTGCCGACGGTTCATCTAAGTATCAGGACAAATGGGGCTATTTCCCATCTGTAGGTGCATCATGGGTCGTAACCGAAGAGCCGTTTATGAAGAATCAGAGCGCAATAGAATATCTTAAGTTACGTGCCAGCTGGGGACGTCTTGGTAACGACCACGTTGCTGCAAGTGATGGATTCGCAAGCATAGCAACAGGTAACGGTTCATCAGGCGTATTTGGTAACACCACACTGCCCGGATATCAAAACACATCATATTTTAGTTGGCTACAGTGGGAAGTTGTAGATGAAATCAACGCTGGTCTTAACTTCTCTACCCTTCAGGGCAGGTTAAATGTAGATGCAGATTATTTCCACCGCATGACCAAACATGCTGTCATATCTCCTAAAATAGCCTTCAGCAATCAAACACTTGCCGGCAATTATGGTAAGATTCTAAACGAAGGATTTGATCTTTCTGCTACATGGTCAGACCGTGTAGGCAAAGACTTCAAGTATCATGTTGGAACTAATATTTCAGTACTTAAAAACCGAGTTAAAGACCTTGGTGGACCAAGTATAATCAAAGGTGGCGAAACTGTAAATATAGTAGGTGAAGAAATGAACTCATTCTATGGATATAAGGTTATCGGCATTTATCAGACTGCAGCTGAGTGTGCAGCCGATCCTACAGCCGTAAAGAATGGTCTGCAGCTTGGTGATTTCAAGTATGAAGATAAAAATGGTGATGGTATTGTTGATGGCAACGACCGTCAGGCACTTGGCTCTTATATTCCTAAGTTCACTTACGGTATCAATGCAGGCTTCTCTTGGAAGAATCTTGATTTTGAAGTAAGCACATACGGTCAGTCAGGAGCAAAGATGTATAACCGCAAGCGCGCTCTACGTTATGCTCAGAGCAACTACAACTTTGATTACGATCAGTTTAAGAACCGTTGGACGGGCGAAGGCTCAACCAATAGTTATCCATCTGCTGCTGCACTTATCCGTAGTTGGAATATATCAGATCAGCGTGTTAACTCATTCTTTGTAGAAAGTGCAAATTATTTCCGCATCCAGAATGTTACGTTAGGTTATACATTCAAAAATATAAAGATGGGTAGTTACACACTTCCAAGTATACGCCTCAGTGCCACAGCCGACCGCCCGTTCACAACCTTCTCTGCTAATTCATTCACACCTGAGCTAAGTGATGCACAAGGTTGGGATACAGAGGTCTATCCTATAACTGCAACTTATACATTTGGTATTCAAATACAATTCTAA
- a CDS encoding RagB/SusD family nutrient uptake outer membrane protein has translation MKINKYISVIAVGTLLLAITSCSSYLDKDPENSVPEKNVDFTDVANMYQPVSGVYAKLRTGGMHWVIWPLSIIRDDDVWSGRVDDQAILNQFGGKTNDPTGYNYDNTFWGLNEMWNQYYGMIKVANAALESLNNYAENTTNSAVLTTNKSYQGEVRILRAYAYWRLTQAFGPVTILSSNSQTDLTRSTVKSVYNYILGDLQYAIDNCPKVRPNEMEHVGAATAYTAEALAAKIYLNEGDYAKVEDLTNDIINSNKFQLYPDFYELFKIPGKLCDESLLESQCTDFGLGSGDMVDADQWFVFQGPANDGDISGWGFIGLYKSFRDWAKDRGETVRYTTSFLEAGTTTPSGDVIRPLQNPTQTDCWNGKAYTPKNELTSGRTKYGSNNNIRILRYADVLLMNAEAKVRQSKNGDTPFNLVRARAKMPAINNVTVDQILDERRMELCCEWGERYNDLVRTGKAASVLGKYGWTEAKTYYPIPFDQLSDNPDLNKEPIDK, from the coding sequence ATGAAAATTAATAAATATATATCTGTTATAGCTGTTGGCACATTATTGCTTGCTATTACTTCATGCAGTAGTTATCTGGATAAAGATCCCGAAAACAGCGTGCCCGAAAAAAACGTGGACTTCACAGATGTGGCTAATATGTACCAGCCTGTGTCAGGTGTATACGCAAAACTCCGTACAGGAGGTATGCACTGGGTAATATGGCCGCTTTCTATCATCCGCGATGATGATGTATGGTCAGGACGTGTAGATGATCAGGCTATCCTGAATCAGTTTGGAGGAAAGACCAATGATCCTACTGGGTACAATTATGATAATACCTTCTGGGGACTTAATGAGATGTGGAATCAGTATTATGGTATGATTAAGGTTGCCAATGCAGCTTTGGAATCACTCAATAATTACGCGGAAAACACCACGAATAGTGCAGTCCTTACAACAAACAAATCGTATCAAGGAGAGGTTCGAATACTTAGAGCCTATGCATACTGGCGCCTTACACAGGCCTTTGGTCCTGTAACTATTCTGAGTAGCAATAGTCAGACAGACCTCACCCGTTCGACGGTGAAATCAGTGTACAATTATATTCTTGGTGATTTGCAGTACGCTATAGACAACTGTCCTAAAGTTCGTCCCAACGAGATGGAGCATGTCGGAGCAGCTACCGCATATACCGCAGAGGCTTTGGCAGCAAAGATCTATCTTAACGAAGGCGACTATGCTAAAGTAGAAGATCTCACCAACGATATCATCAATAGCAATAAATTCCAGTTATATCCCGACTTCTACGAGCTGTTTAAGATACCCGGAAAACTATGTGATGAGAGTTTGTTGGAAAGTCAGTGTACCGACTTCGGTTTAGGATCAGGTGATATGGTAGATGCCGATCAATGGTTTGTATTCCAAGGTCCAGCCAATGATGGTGATATTTCAGGATGGGGTTTTATCGGTCTTTACAAATCATTCCGCGACTGGGCTAAGGATAGAGGTGAAACAGTTAGATACACCACATCATTCCTAGAAGCAGGAACAACAACTCCAAGTGGTGACGTCATCCGTCCACTACAGAATCCTACCCAGACAGACTGTTGGAACGGTAAAGCTTATACTCCAAAGAATGAGTTAACTTCAGGACGTACCAAATACGGTTCAAATAATAATATCCGTATACTTCGTTACGCCGATGTTCTCCTGATGAATGCAGAAGCGAAGGTTCGTCAGAGTAAGAATGGCGATACACCGTTCAACCTCGTAAGAGCACGTGCCAAGATGCCAGCTATAAACAATGTTACTGTCGACCAGATTCTTGACGAGCGCCGCATGGAACTATGCTGCGAGTGGGGAGAACGTTACAACGACTTGGTCCGTACGGGAAAGGCAGCTAGCGTTTTAGGCAAGTATGGATGGACCGAAGCCAAAACATATTATCCTATTCCGTTCGATCAACTTTCAGACAATCCTGATTTGAATAAAGAACCAATAGATAAGTAA